A section of the Oncorhynchus keta strain PuntledgeMale-10-30-2019 chromosome 15, Oket_V2, whole genome shotgun sequence genome encodes:
- the LOC118394598 gene encoding frizzled-8-like: protein MMECNLLGLGWCMFFALVLHRSSCAAAKELQCQEISVPLCKGVGYNYTYMPNQFNHDTQDEAGLEVHQFWPLVEIKCSPDLKFFLCSMYTPICLEDYKKPLPPCRSVCERAKAGCAPLMRQYGFPWPDRMRCDLLPVQGNQDTLCMDYNRSTTTVSPVVAKPTHRPVKPVNPRKKNGQGRSNDPSKHKPPSSPCEPQCHCRAPMVPVSNSNPLYNRVKTGQILNCAMPCHNPYFSQDERTFTAFWIGLWSVLCFISTFATVATFLIDMDRFKYPERPIIFLSACYMFVSVGYIVRLIAGHEQVACNMEHDTEHIHYETTGPALCTIVFLLIYFFGMASSIWWVILSLTWFLAAGMKWGNEAIASYSQYFHLAAWLIPSMKSIAVLALSSVDGDPVAGICYVGNQNLDNLRGFVLAPLVIYLFIGTMFLLAGFVSLFRIRTVIKQGGTKTDKLERLMIRIGIFTVLYTVPATIIVACYFYEQHNRQTWEITHNCSCLSEHDMQKPDYAVFMLKYFMCLLVGITSGAWVWSGKTLESWRTFCTRCCWGSKATSGSMYSDVSTGLTWRSGTVSSVSCPKQMPLSRV, encoded by the coding sequence ATGATGGAGTGTAACTTGCTGGGTTTGGGGTGGTGCATGTTTTTTGCACTCGTTCTACACAGGTCGAGCTGCGCCGCGGCAAAGGAGCTACAATGCCAGGAGATATCCGTGCCCTTGTGCAAAGGAGTCGGATACAACTACACCTACATGCCCAACCAGTTCAACCACGACACACAGGACGAGGCAGGGCTGGAGGTGCACCAGTTTTGGCCCCTGGTGGAAATCAAGTGTTCTCCGGACCTGAAGTTCTTTCTCTGTAGCATGTACACTCCTATTTGCCTGGAGGACTACAAGAAGCCCCTGCCGCCTTGTCGGAGTGTCTGTGAGCGAGCCAAGGCAGGCTGTGCGCCTCTGATGAGACAGTACGGGTTCCCgtggccagacagaatgagaTGCGATTTGTTACCAGTGCAAGGTAACCAAGATACACTATGCATGGACTACAACAGAAGTACGACGACTGTTTCTCCAGTGGTTGCAAAGCCCACACATCGTCCTGTTAAACCAGTAAACCCACGAAAGAAAAATGGACAAGGCCGTTCTAACGACCCCAGTAAACACAAACCTCCGAGTTCTCCATGCGAACCCCAGTGTCATTGCCGCGCTCCCATGGTTCCAGTCAGCAACAGTAATCCTCTATACAACAGAGTTAAAACAGGACAGATACTCAACTGTGCCATGCCTTGCCACAACCCTTACTTCTCCCAAGACGAAAGGACATTTACTGCATTTTGGATAGGACTATGGTCCGTGTTATGTTTTATCTCTACTTTTGCAACAGTGGCCACATTTTTAATCGACATGGATCGTTTCAAATACCCGGAGCGACCCATTATATTCCTCTCTGCTTGTTACATGTTTGTCTCGGTCGGCTACATTGTCAGACTAATTGCTGGACATGAACAAGTGGCTTGTAACATGGAGCATGATACCGAACACATCCACTACGAGACCACCGGCCCTGCGCTTTGTACCATTGTTTTTTTACTTATCTACTTCTTCGGCATGGCAAGTTCTATTTGGTGGGTCATTCTGTCTCTTACCTGGTTCCTGGCTGCGGGGATGAAGTGGGGGAATGAGGCCATAGCCAGTTACTCCCAGTATTTTCATTTAGCTGCCTGGCTGATACCCAGCATGAAATCAATAGCTGTGTTGGCGTTGAGTTCAGTGGATGGTGACCCTGTGGCAGGAATATGCTATGTTGGCAATCAGAATTTGGATAATCTCCGGGGCTTTGTTTTGGCGCCTTTGGTTATCTATCTTTTCATTGGAACTATGTTCCTCCTGGCTGGGTTTGTGTCACTGTTCCGGATCCGGACTGTTATAAAGCAAGGAGGGACGAAAACAGACAAGTTGGAGAGACTGATGATCAGGATAGGTATTTTTACAGTGCTTTACACTGTCCCAGCCACGATTATAGTAGCATGTTACTTCTATGAGCAGCACAACAGACAGACTTGGGAAATAACCCACAACTGTTCATGCTTGTCGGAGCACGATATGCAGAAGCCGGACTATGCTGTGTTCATGCTGAAAtatttcatgtgccttttagttGGCATCACGTCCGGCGCGTGGGTCTGGTCGGGAAAAACTCTAGAATCCTGGAGGACTTTTTGTACCCGCTGCTGCTGGGGCAGCAAGGCCACGAGCGGGTCAATGTACAGTGACGTTAGCACGGGATTGACGTGGAGGTCCGGTACTGTGAGCTCTGTCTCTTGTCCCAAACAGATGCCATTGTCACGGGTTTGA